One Nonomuraea angiospora DNA segment encodes these proteins:
- a CDS encoding aldo/keto reductase produces the protein MEARRLGKTDIEISPIGLGCMQFAGTANYTRLIINPIGQETATAVVQAALDGGVTWFDTAEMYGRGQSEQALATALNECGITPGQVTVATKWTPHLRTAASITKTIGKRLAHLGGHPVGLHQIHMPTGSLSSLPAQLEAMARLVRSGRIRAVGVSNFNARQLVLAHRVLAAEGIPLAANQVRISLLHRNVERDSVLDTARELGVTLIAYSPLEGGVLTGRFHDNPALARSAPPARRLFSRNVLSAQGLERTRPLIEAMRRIGEGHGATISQVALNWLITRYGDTVVAIPGASKPQQAAEAAGAMNFALTDAEHKTLDELSLT, from the coding sequence ATGGAAGCGCGGAGGCTGGGCAAGACCGACATCGAGATCAGCCCCATCGGCCTGGGGTGCATGCAGTTCGCGGGCACGGCCAATTACACCCGCCTGATCATCAATCCCATCGGCCAGGAGACGGCCACCGCAGTCGTACAGGCCGCCCTCGACGGCGGGGTCACCTGGTTCGACACCGCCGAGATGTACGGCCGGGGGCAATCGGAGCAGGCGCTGGCCACCGCGCTCAACGAGTGCGGCATCACCCCCGGCCAGGTGACCGTCGCCACGAAATGGACGCCGCACCTGCGCACCGCGGCCAGCATCACCAAGACCATCGGCAAGCGACTGGCCCATCTGGGCGGACACCCCGTCGGCCTGCACCAGATCCACATGCCCACCGGCAGCCTGTCGAGCCTCCCCGCCCAGCTCGAAGCCATGGCGCGGCTCGTACGGTCGGGCCGGATCCGCGCGGTCGGCGTCAGCAACTTCAACGCCCGCCAGCTGGTGCTCGCCCACCGCGTGCTGGCCGCCGAGGGCATCCCGCTGGCCGCCAACCAGGTGCGCATCAGCCTGTTGCACAGGAACGTCGAGCGGGACTCGGTGCTGGACACGGCCCGCGAGCTGGGCGTGACGCTCATCGCGTACTCGCCGCTGGAGGGTGGGGTGCTCACGGGGCGCTTCCACGACAACCCGGCACTGGCCAGGTCCGCGCCGCCGGCGCGCCGCCTGTTCAGCCGCAACGTGCTCAGCGCCCAGGGGCTCGAACGCACCCGGCCGCTGATCGAGGCCATGCGGCGGATCGGCGAGGGGCACGGCGCCACGATCTCCCAGGTGGCGCTCAACTGGCTGATCACCCGCTACGGCGACACCGTCGTGGCCATCCCCGGCGCGTCCAAGCCGCAGCAGGCAGCCGAGGCGGCGGGGGCCATGAACTTCGCGCTGACGGACGCGGAGCACAAAACCCTGGATGAACTGTCGCTAACCTGA
- a CDS encoding AfsR/SARP family transcriptional regulator codes for MGRTAGEDMTAPDSLPPKTHQPDGVEFRLLGPVGIWAGEKFLGPATPQQRSVLAMLLLHAGRTVPLERLMKAVWDQEPPASARNAVQGYVSKLRRLLARVPGTELSTSPPGYRLVLDPARVDLLRFRELVARAHASDQGRACDLLRQALVLWHGPPLADVAGGLLRDTFGVTLEEERLSTIEERLAICLRLGRHHEALVELPALVSEHPLRERLVHLTMVALHRDGRRAAALAAYHDLRGRLVEELGIDPGSELQQLYQRLLEEDDLAEAGDGPATVLHRGDLSAGGPGGVPAPPVPAELPADLVSFTGRGAELARAYETLRATESGGPRICQITGLGGVGKSSLAIHIAHAVAGDFPDGQLYINLHGDTPHTRSVKPAEAMRRFLRSLGVAEAAIPAGLEEAAGRFRSLIHGRRMLIILDNARDAAQVRPLLPGSLGCAVLITSRRRFTSFDGAVQISLDVLPDGEALDLLRAVIGEKAIAAEPAAAAEVVRLCGSLPLALCLAAARLRARPAWSLASLAKRLANTRRRLDELRADDRALRASFQTSYQDLLADSQGRAAARMFRLLGMFDGPDISLSAAAALADLPEERAQDLLDHLADGQLADNYLPDRYRLHDLLRLFARERAEEEDSLPERQRAFRRVLHHFLATVRTITHTLNRGSTWRLDVGPADLVQPGVISLKSQDTKAWIDSEADNILAAVDQATRTPVAGEVVGLATSFAVLLHERGHYLKQFHLAELALVAAEHTSDPFYLAVAHGDLGWAHIYVEHPDDAIRHLHKSRAAFRRAGNTGREAALLDYIGVAHRSAGRYDEAIAHHLRALALVGEAGNRLTHGAVLTHLGLAYQRAGRFAEAVAAHTDTIAILRKAGISAYLGLAVGHLAEAHRLAGDPGRAVAYYQQALDLHREAGPIGELREADILWGLGRALHDADRTPDAHRSWRRSIGIMRGLNLISAEERHALENSEVPETPQAIQRQH; via the coding sequence ATGGGCCGTACGGCAGGCGAGGACATGACGGCGCCTGACAGCCTGCCCCCGAAGACGCACCAGCCGGACGGCGTGGAGTTCCGCCTGCTGGGGCCTGTCGGGATCTGGGCGGGTGAGAAGTTTCTCGGCCCTGCCACCCCGCAACAGCGCTCGGTGCTGGCGATGCTGCTGCTCCACGCTGGCCGGACGGTTCCGCTCGAGCGTTTGATGAAGGCGGTGTGGGACCAGGAGCCTCCCGCCTCGGCGCGCAACGCCGTTCAGGGATACGTGTCCAAGCTCCGGCGGCTGCTCGCCAGGGTGCCCGGCACCGAGCTGTCCACCTCGCCGCCGGGGTACCGGCTGGTCCTCGACCCGGCACGGGTGGATCTGCTGCGCTTCCGTGAGCTGGTGGCCCGCGCGCATGCGAGCGATCAAGGCCGGGCGTGCGACCTGTTGCGGCAGGCGCTGGTCTTGTGGCACGGACCGCCGCTGGCCGACGTGGCAGGTGGCCTGCTGCGTGACACGTTCGGCGTGACGCTGGAGGAAGAGCGGCTGAGCACGATCGAGGAGCGCCTCGCGATCTGCCTGCGGCTGGGCAGACATCACGAGGCGCTCGTCGAGCTCCCCGCGCTTGTGAGCGAGCATCCGCTGCGGGAGCGCCTGGTCCATCTCACGATGGTGGCGCTGCACCGGGACGGCAGGCGGGCGGCCGCGCTGGCCGCGTACCATGACCTGCGCGGGCGGCTGGTCGAGGAACTGGGGATCGATCCCGGGAGCGAGCTGCAGCAGCTGTACCAGCGCCTCTTGGAGGAGGACGACCTCGCCGAGGCGGGAGACGGTCCCGCCACCGTCCTTCATCGCGGTGACCTCTCGGCGGGGGGCCCGGGAGGCGTGCCTGCCCCGCCGGTGCCCGCGGAGCTGCCTGCCGACCTGGTCTCCTTCACCGGGCGCGGGGCGGAGCTGGCCCGCGCGTACGAAACTCTGCGCGCGACCGAATCCGGCGGGCCGCGGATCTGCCAGATCACCGGGCTCGGCGGGGTCGGGAAATCATCGCTGGCCATCCACATCGCGCATGCCGTCGCCGGCGACTTCCCCGATGGCCAGCTGTACATCAACCTGCACGGCGACACGCCTCACACCAGGTCGGTGAAGCCGGCGGAGGCCATGCGCCGCTTTCTGCGCTCCCTCGGCGTGGCCGAGGCAGCCATACCCGCGGGCCTGGAGGAGGCCGCGGGGCGATTCCGGTCGCTGATCCACGGCAGGCGCATGCTCATCATCCTGGACAATGCGCGCGACGCGGCGCAGGTCCGGCCGCTGCTTCCCGGCAGCCTCGGGTGTGCGGTGCTGATCACCAGCCGGCGCCGGTTCACCTCCTTCGACGGCGCCGTACAGATCTCGCTGGACGTGCTGCCGGACGGGGAGGCCCTCGACCTGCTGCGTGCCGTGATCGGGGAGAAGGCGATCGCCGCCGAACCCGCCGCGGCGGCCGAGGTCGTCCGGCTGTGCGGCAGCCTGCCCCTGGCGTTGTGCCTGGCGGCGGCTCGGTTGAGGGCCCGGCCGGCCTGGTCGCTCGCGTCCCTGGCCAAGCGGCTGGCGAACACCCGGCGGCGGCTGGACGAGTTGCGCGCCGACGACCGGGCGCTCCGGGCGAGTTTCCAGACCAGCTACCAGGATCTGCTCGCCGACTCGCAAGGCAGGGCCGCGGCGCGGATGTTCCGGTTGCTGGGCATGTTCGACGGGCCGGACATCAGCCTGTCCGCAGCCGCCGCGCTGGCCGATCTCCCCGAGGAACGGGCGCAGGACCTGCTCGATCACCTGGCCGACGGGCAACTGGCGGACAACTACCTTCCGGACCGCTACCGGCTGCACGACCTGCTGCGGCTGTTCGCCCGCGAGCGCGCGGAAGAAGAGGACAGCCTGCCGGAGCGGCAGCGGGCCTTCCGCCGGGTCCTGCATCACTTCCTGGCCACTGTCCGCACGATCACCCATACCCTGAACAGGGGCAGCACGTGGCGGCTGGACGTCGGGCCGGCCGACCTGGTCCAACCGGGCGTGATCTCGTTGAAGAGCCAGGACACGAAGGCGTGGATCGACTCCGAGGCGGACAACATCCTGGCGGCCGTGGACCAGGCGACACGCACACCGGTCGCCGGCGAGGTGGTGGGGCTGGCCACGTCGTTCGCCGTCCTGTTGCACGAGCGTGGCCACTATCTCAAGCAGTTCCACCTCGCCGAACTGGCGCTGGTGGCCGCGGAGCACACAAGTGACCCGTTCTATCTGGCCGTCGCACACGGCGACCTCGGCTGGGCGCACATCTACGTGGAACACCCGGACGACGCCATCCGCCACCTGCACAAGTCCCGGGCCGCCTTCCGGCGGGCCGGGAACACCGGCCGCGAGGCGGCACTGCTCGACTACATCGGGGTCGCCCACAGGAGCGCGGGCCGCTACGACGAAGCCATCGCCCACCACCTGCGCGCACTCGCCCTCGTCGGCGAGGCGGGCAACCGCCTGACCCATGGGGCGGTCCTCACCCATCTGGGGCTGGCCTACCAGCGGGCGGGGCGCTTCGCCGAGGCCGTCGCCGCGCATACCGACACGATCGCCATCCTCAGAAAGGCCGGCATCTCGGCCTACCTAGGGCTCGCTGTCGGCCATCTCGCCGAGGCGCACCGCCTGGCCGGAGACCCGGGGCGGGCCGTGGCCTATTACCAGCAGGCCCTCGACCTCCACCGGGAAGCGGGCCCCATCGGCGAGTTGCGGGAGGCCGACATCCTCTGGGGACTGGGCCGCGCCCTGCACGACGCCGACCGGACCCCCGACGCCCACCGATCCTGGCGGCGCTCGATCGGCATCATGCGGGGCCTCAACCTCATCTCGGCCGAGGAAAGGCACGCACTCGAGAACAGCGAGGTTCCCGAGACGCCGCAGGCGATTCAGCGGCAGCACTGA
- a CDS encoding response regulator transcription factor produces the protein MHARAAGLDVDTPGPDAFAGLSPQQQQIVRLAARGLTNREIGERLFPSPRTFPKLGVTSRSQLRDVLEAGTRTTA, from the coding sequence ATGCATGCGCGGGCGGCCGGTCTGGACGTCGACACACCGGGCCCCGACGCCTTCGCCGGGCTCTCCCCGCAACAGCAGCAGATCGTCCGGCTCGCCGCCCGCGGGCTGACCAACCGCGAGATCGGCGAACGCCTCTTCCCGTCGCCGCGCACCTTTCCCAAGCTGGGCGTCACCTCCCGCTCCCAGCTACGCGACGTGCTGGAGGCAGGGACCCGCACGACTGCCTGA